In Candidatus Nealsonbacteria bacterium, the DNA window CTTATCTTTTGGAGAGTAATATCGATAAAAGTTGGTACATTGGTTATACAAAAGATTTAAGAGAAAGATTTCTAAGTCACAATAAAGGAGAAAACATAGCAACAAAGAATAAAAAACCATGGAGATTAATTTATTATGAAGCATATATAAATATAATTGATGCCAAGAAAAGAGAAAAATTTTTAAAATCAGGTTCAGGAAGAAAATTTCTTAAACGGCAAATTAGTAATTATTTAATAAAAACCTAATTAAATTGCCGATGTAGCTCAGTGGTAGAGCAACTCCATGGTAAGGAGTAGGTCGCCAGTTCAAGTCTGGCCATCGGCTCTCGAAATTAATAACAAAAAAAATATGGCAAAAAAGAA includes these proteins:
- a CDS encoding GIY-YIG nuclease family protein, coding for MFYTYLLESNIDKSWYIGYTKDLRERFLSHNKGENIATKNKKPWRLIYYEAYINIIDAKKREKFLKSGSGRKFLKRQISNYLIKT